One genomic region from Argentina anserina chromosome 2, drPotAnse1.1, whole genome shotgun sequence encodes:
- the LOC126782915 gene encoding casparian strip membrane protein 2-like: MNRSKSDSTVINIQPESSSRSKQAAASNGEEYQVMRVLAADPKHDHDKGAGVKKGVAVLDFILRLGATAAGLGATAAMASSEQTLPFFTQFFQFSAGYDDLPTFTFFVIAMAIVSGYLVLSLPFSIVTIIRPLLVAPRFLLLIFDTLALTLNASAASAAAAIVYLAHNGNSDANWLAICQQFGDFCRQSSGAVVSAFVAIVIFTVLIVLSAIALRRT; this comes from the exons ATGAACAGATCAAAAAGTGATTCGACCGTAATCAACATTCAGCCAGAGTCATCATCGAGAAGTAAGCAGGCTGCTGCTTCCAATGGAGAAGAATATCAGGTGATGAGGGTGCTAGCTGCTGATCCCAAGCATGATCATGACAAGGGAGCTGGAGTGAAGAAGGGGGTTGCCGTACTCGACTTCATTCTAAGGCTTGGCGCCACGGCAGCTGGTCTTGGCGCCACCGCCGCCATGGCGTCCAGCGAGCAGACTCTTCCTTTCTTCACACAGTTCTTCCAATTTTCAGCCGGTTATGATGACCTTCCCACTTTCAC GTTTTTCGTAATAGCAATGGCCATAGTGAGTGGCTACCTGGTCCTCTCCCTGCCGTTCTCCATAGTGACCATTATTCGTCCCTTATTAGTTGCTCCGAGGTTTCTCTTGCTAATTTTCGATACT CTGGCGCTTACTCTGAACGCTTCTGCGGCATCCGCTGCGGCTGCCATAGTTTACTTAGCACACAATGGCAACTCCGATGCAAATTGGCTTGCCATCTGCCAGCAGTTTGGGGATTTCTGCCGGCAATCCAGCGGGGCTGTGGTTTCAGC